A window from Vigna angularis cultivar LongXiaoDou No.4 chromosome 7, ASM1680809v1, whole genome shotgun sequence encodes these proteins:
- the LOC108337547 gene encoding uncharacterized protein LOC108337547: MENVSLVDTVFSWTLNDVFNEKLFKHKVRKIPQTFHSIKDYMNSFIPALIDETHSDLSSSLMSVSQAPFSEVNTLQRSTDFDFPYDLFYEITLKGITDDVKGARKYEPETGDVIAFTNVRPRRINDLKMTKEYCHIAYVLKSPDIFSDEITILTSKFMENDIEIDVRSNESQKLYAVYLMNMTTNIRILKALTSKLEGADPNILKKVLGADSTNGENCQICLSGENSYSTVAQTITSAHNLNESQKNAVLSSVTMKKCEHNGHIKLIWGPPGTGKTKTVASLLLYLFKLKTKTLACAPTNTAVLELAVRLHGLVKGSVDTPEIETYGLGDIVLFGNRSRMKIECYKGLETVFLDNRVDDLLKCFSPDIGWKYYLESTIKFLKEPEEAYFSYKNRVKDENLMSLEEFAKRRINNADIAYGSYKKRVSKNRDPMTFEQFLVKKYAYIVGLYQAYKDDKNESAGMTEEQFIKQRLSYFGEKLNVLRRTLYTHMPTSFIPLNVLNCMLKAMNLLKSLEVSTGQNVSKQTISDCEDKQSVLGRIGLLGLERDECLVILSKLSRSISLPDYLRNRKDISQFCLENACLVFCTASSSSKLYTKKMTQFRFVIIDEAAQLKECESAIPLQLPGLRRGILIGDERQLPAMVKSKIAERAEFGRSLFERLVLLGYKRHILNVQYRMRPAISMFPNKEFYDQQLSDAPLVRGISYDKSFLDGKMYASYSFINISKGKEQSNSDHSLMNKIEVAAISEIIGNLKKEFLKTRKKVSVGIISPYKAQVYEIQQKVKQYISVSDSYFSVSVRSVDGFQGGEEDIIILSTVRSNGSGKVGFLSNRQRANVALTRAKYCLWILGNAATLLNSNSVWRKLILDAKERECFHNADEDNKLGQAIEDAILELELDESQSRFKKLSLVEKPIIAANLSRSYKPRRSYKPRR; encoded by the exons ATGGAAAATGTTAGCTTGGTAGATACTGTATTCTCTTGGACTCTCAACGATGTTTTCAACGAAAAGCTTTTCAAGCACAag GTGAGGAAGATTCCGCAGACATTCCACTCAATAAAAGATTACATGAATTCATTCATTCCTGCATTGATTGATGAAACACACAGTGACCTGTCTTCAAGCTTGATGAGCGTGTCTCAAGCTCCTTTTTCTGAAGTCAACACCCTTCAAAGGTCTACGGACTTCGATTTTCCCTATGATTTGTTCTATGAGATTACCTTGAAGGGCATCACTGATGATGTGAAAGGTGCAAGAAAGTATGAACCTGAGACTGGAGATGTCATTGCATTCACAAATGTAAGACCTAGACGCATAAATGACTTGAAAATGACCAAAGAATATTGTCATATTGCTTATGTTCTTAAGTCCCCAGATATATTTAGTGATGAAATCACTATACTGACATCTAAGTTCATGGAGAATGATATTGAAATTGACGTGAGGAGCAACGAATCACAAAAGCTTTATGCAGTGTATCTTATGAACATGACAACAAATATTCGTATTTTGAAAGCCTTGACCTCGAAATTGGAGGGTGCAGATCCAAACATTCTCAAGAAAGTGCTAGGTGCTGATTCAACG AACGGAGAAAACTGTCAGATTTGTTTATCAGGAGAAAATAGCTACAGTACTGTTGCACAAACTATAACCAGTGCTCATAATCTAAATGAGTCTCAAAAGAATGCAGTTTTAAGTTCTGTTACAATGAAGAAATGTGAGCATAATGGCCATATTAAACTTATATGGGGTCCACCAGGGACTGGGAAAACGAAGACAGTTGCTTCCTTGTTACTATACCTTTTCAAGCTTAAAACCAAAACATTGGCATGTGCTCCAACTAACACGGCCGTGTTGGAATTGGCTGTTAGGCTGCATGGTTTGGTTAAGGGATCTGTTGATACACCTGAGATTGAGACATATGGGCTTGGTGACATTGTGCTATTTGGGAATCGTTCTAGGATGAAAATCGAGTGTTACAAGGGTCTTGAGACAGTGTTTTTGGACAATCGtgttgatgatttgttgaaatgCTTTTCTCCAGATATTGGTTGGAAATATTACCTGGAATCAACTATCAAGTTTCTAAAGGAACCTGAAGAGGCTTACTTTTCATACAAGAATCGTGTGAAGGATGAGAATCTTATGTCATTAGAAGAATTTGCTAAGCGAAGAATCAATAACGCAGACATTGCATATGGTTCATATAAGAAACGCGTTAGTAAGAATCGTGATCCAATGACATTTGAGCAATTTCTGGTGAAAAAATACGCTTATATCGTAGGCCTATACCAGGCCTACAAGGATGACAAAAATGAAAGTGCTGGCATGACAGAGGAGCAATTTATAAAGCAGAGGTTGAGTTACTTTGGAGAGAAGCTCAATGTACTAAGGCGAACCTTGTACACTCACATGCCAACATCTTTTATTCCATTAAATGTGTTGAACTGTATGTTGAAAGCTATGAATTTGCTAAAATCTCTTGAAGTTTCCACTGGTCAAAATGTTTCCAAGCAGACAATCTCTGATTGCGAAGATAAACAAAGCGTTCTTGGTCGCATTGGATTGTTAGGTTTGGAAAGAGATGAATGCCTTGTCATTCTAAGTAAACTTTCTCGGTCAATTTCACTTCCCGACTACCTTAGAAACAGAAAAGACATATCACAATTTTGCTTGGAGAATGCGTGCCTTGTTTTTTGTACAGCTTCAAGTTCTTCTAAATTGTACACGAAGAAGATGACACAATTCAGATTTGTAATCATTGATGAAGCAGCGCAACTAAAGGAATGTGAATCAGCCATTCCATTACAACTTCCAGGCCTTCGTAGAGGTATCCTCATAGGTGATGAGAGACAACTTCCTGCTATGGTCAAAAGCAAG ATTGCTGAAAGGGCTGAATTTGGAAGAAGTTTGTTTGAAAGACTGGTGTTGTTGGGATACAAGAGGCATATTCTCAATGTTCAATATAGAATGCGTCCAGCCATTAGCATGTTCCCAAATAAAGAATTCTACGATCAGCAACTTTCTGATGCTCCACTTGTCAGAGGAATAAGCTATGATAAAAGTTTTCTTGATGGGAAAATGTATGcttcatattcttttataaacatTTCTAAGGGTAAAGAACAGTCTAACAGTGATCATAGTTTGATGAACAAAATTGAGGTTGCAGCTATCTCTGAGATTATCGGAAATCTTAAAAAAG AGTTTTTGAAGACCAGGAAGAAAGTTAGTGTAGGAATCATATCACCATATAAGGCTCAAGTTTACGAAATCCAACAGAAAGTTAAGCAGTACATCTCGGTTTCTGATTCATACTTCTCTGTTAGTGTTCGTTCTGTTGATGGATTTCAAGGTGGTGAAgaagatattataatattatctaCTGTGAGATCTAATGGGAGTGGAAAAGTAGGTTTTCTTTCCAATAGGCAAAGAGCAAATGTTGCTCTTACCCGAGCTAA ATACTGCCTTTGGATATTAGGAAATGCTGCAACATTACTCAATAGCAACTCTGTATGGAGAAAACTGATTCTTGATGCTAAGGAAAGAGAATGCTTCCATAATGCTGATGAGGACAATAAATTGGGTCAGGCTATCGAAGATGCTATTCTTGAGCTTGAACTTGATGAATCTCAATCTCGGTTTAAGAAACTCAGTTTAGTAGAAAAGCCTATAATTGCAGCTAATTTGTCCAG GTCATACAAACCAAGAAGGTCATACAAACCAAGAAGGTGA
- the LOC108336624 gene encoding LOW QUALITY PROTEIN: helicase sen1-like (The sequence of the model RefSeq protein was modified relative to this genomic sequence to represent the inferred CDS: inserted 2 bases in 1 codon; substituted 1 base at 1 genomic stop codon), with translation MERLEADMLSLSELDSYFGKVEKNVTSLLPNKTTCSSTEEDDDKYSFLNIVFSWKLKDALNEDLYKNKVQKIPATFESTSSYLNSFITPLIEETHSDLCSSLKGVSHARLCEIKKVERAKFFRPNKDLLYLITLKNISDEVEHEEENGGKYVPESGDLFVLTDVKPRRIDDLTRSGRFYHTAYVCGPKESDTEEILILSSKIMEMDILNEFGRIKSQKLYAVFLMNLTTNNRIWKALHSLSEDYDVDIIKQVLQPELHSGVTCENCVSEEKKILHGITARCLLQNQNLNDSQEKAVSSCVGMIKCDHSDIKLIWGPPGTGKTKTLACLLFCLLKLKHRSLACAPTNTAIVLQLTLLLCSNXHXAYGLGDIVLMGNKSRVKLDSSPGLKDVFLDHRVENLGKCLSSLSGWKHTVDSMIHLLEDPNKQYSLYKKEKGAMSLEEYVTLNDTGVASAFRAYKQRLTIFGSMTFMEYVKKNRMDIYDRFHKEQGEISILTSQQFIKQTFEDLRRKLEFCMQTLYTHLPTSFISREQVKNMIEVTDLLASVEKRLKVTLDGYGERSIGPDCFGSSGTLCLNLLRSLSESVSLPDIPERGGVEKFCLMNACTILCTASGSIKLYTEGMSEIKFLVIDEAAQLKECESAIPLRLPGLKHCILIGDEKQLPALVKSKIAENADFGRSLFERLVRLGYEKHMLNFQYRMHPSISLFPCKEFYGGLISDGPNVVHSSYGKRFVEGEMYGSFSFINVSKGKEHFGRGGFSSKNMVEAAAISEIVGSLKEEFIRTKKRVSIGIISPYNAQVYEIQDKIKQYSSTSHPGFSVSVRSVDGFQGGEEDIIIISTVRSNGSGKVGFLTNAQRANVALTRARYCLWVVGNAATLVCSDSVWRKLVLDAKKRGCFYNADDDKRLVQAIDMAAFEFDMLEESDSRFKKLSLGDNKLPIKFSK, from the exons ATGGAACGACTTGAGGCTGATATGTTGTCTTTGTCCGAACTTGATTCTTACTTTGGAAA AGTTGAGAAGAATGTCACAAGTCTGTTACCAAACAAGACGACTTGTTCTTCAACAGAAGAGGATGATGATAAGTACAGCTTTTTAAACATTGTTTTCTCTTGGAAACTTAAGGATGCTCTGAATGAAGATCTTTACAAAAACAAG GTACAGAAAATACCAGCGACATTTGAATCAACATCTAGTTACTTGAACTCCTTCATCACTCCATTGATCGAGGAAACACACTCTGATCTTTGTTCAAGCTTGAAGGGTGTATCTCATGCTCGTTTATGTGAAATCAAGAAGGTCGAGAGGGCCAAGTTTTTTAGACCTAACAAGGACCTTTTATATCTGATAACGTTGAAAAATATATCTGATGAAGTAGAACATGAGGAGGAAAACGGTGGCAAATATGTTCCTGAGTCAGGAGATCTATTTGTTTTAACAGATGTTAAACCCAGAAGAATTGATGACCTGACTAGATCAGGAAGATTCTACCATACTGCTTATGTGTGTGGCCCGAAAGAGTCAGATACTGAAGAAATACTAATACTGTCATCCAAGATAATGGAAATGGATATTCTAAATGAATTTGGGAGGATCAAATCACAAAAACTATATGCTGTATTTCTGATGAACCTGACCACAAATAATCGTATTTGGAAAGCACTACACTCACTGTCGGAGGATTACGACGTGGACATCATTAAGCAGGTGTTGCAGCCAGAACTACAC AGTGGAGTAACATGCGAAAATTGCGTGtctgaagaaaagaaaatacttcATGGTATCACTGCACGTTGTCTACTGCAAAATCAGAATCTAAATGATTCCCAAGAGAAAGCTGTATCAAGCTGTGTTGGTATGATAAAATGTGACCACAGTGATATCAAACTAATATGGGGCCCTCCCGGAACTGGGAAAACAAAGACTCTTGCCTGCTTGTTGTTTTGTCTACTCAAGTTAAAACACAGATCGCTGGCTTGTGCTCCAACTAACACTGCTATTGTGCTCCAACTAACACTGCTATTGTGCTCCAACTAACA TGCTTATGGTTTAGGTGACATAGTTCTAATGGGCAATAAATCGAGGGTGAAATTAGATTCTTCTCCGGGCCTTAAGGATGTATTTCTTGATCATCGTGTGGAAAATCTTGGGAAGTGCCTTTCTTCATTGTCAGGTTGGAAGCATACTGTGGATTCAATGATCCATTTACTTGAGGATCCTAACAAACAATACTCcttatataagaaagaaaagggtGCTATGTCGTTGGAAGAATATGTCACGTTGAATGACACTGGTGTAGCTTCTGCGTTTCGTGCATACAAGCAAAGATTGACGATTTTTGGCTCCATGACCTTTATGGAGTATGTAAAGAAGAACCGGATGGACATTTACGACCGATTTCATAAGGAACAAGGAGAGATAAGTATCTTGACCAGTCAGCAATTTATAAAGCAAACTTTTGAGGATTTAAGAAGGAAGCTCGAGTTCTGTATGCAAACTTTGTATACACACTTGCCTACATCTTTCATTTCAAGAGAACAGGTGAAGAATATGATTGAAGTCACGGATTTGTTAGCTTCTGTTGAGAAACGATTGAAGGTAACTCTTGATGGTTATGGAGAAAGAAGCATCGGTCCTGATTGCTTTGGATCATCAGGCACATTGTGCCTTAACTTACTTAGATCACTTTCCGAATCAGTTTCCCTTCCTGATATTCCAGAGAGAGGTGGAGTTGAAAAGTTTTGCTTAATGAATGCATGCACAATTTTATGTACTGCATCAGGTTCTATTAAACTGTATACAGAAGGGATGagtgaaataaaatttttagtGATTGATGAAGCAGCTCAGCTTAAAGAATGCGAATCTGCTATTCCGTTAAGGCTTCCAGGCCTAAAGCATTGCATTCTAATCGGTGATGAGAAACAACTTCCCGCATTGGTCAAAAGCAAG attgCTGAAAATGCTGACTTTGGAAGGAGTTTGTTCGAGAGGCTCGTACGTTTGGGATACGAGAAACATATGCTAAATTTTCAGTATAGAATGCACCCATCTATTAGTTTGTTTCCATGCAAAGAGTTCTACGGTGGGTTAATTTCTGATGGCCCCAATGTCGTGCATAGTAGTTACGGTAAGAGATTCGTGGAGGGAGAGATGTAtggatctttttcttttattaacgTATCAAAGGGTAAAGAGCATTTTGGTCGTGGAGGTTTTAGTTCAAAGAACATGGTTGAAGCTGCTGCAATTTCTGAGATTGTTGGAAGCCTTAAAGAAG AGTTTATTAGGACAAAGAAAAGGGTAAGCATTGGAATTATATCTCCATACAATGCACAAGTGTATGAGATTCAGGACAAAATTAAGCAGTACAGTTCTACTTCTCATCCTGGCTTCTCTGTTAGCGTTCGTTCTGTGGATGGTTTTCAAGGAGGCGAAGAAGATATCATAATAATTTCAACTGTAAGGTCTAATGGGAGTGGAAAAGTGGGTTTTCTTACCAATGCACAAAGAGCAAATGTTGCTTTGACTAGGGCTAG ATATTGCCTTTGGGTAGTAGGAAATGCAGCTACTTTAGTTTGCAGTGATTCTGTATGGAGAAAGCTTGTTCTGGATGCAAAGAAAAGGGGTTGTTTTTATAATGCTGATGATGACAAGAGATTGGTTCAAGCTATTGACATGGCTGCATTTGAGTTTGATATGCTAGAAGAATCTGATTCACGCTTTAAGAAACTGAGTCTAGGTGATAATAAATTGCCTATCAAATTCTCCAAGTGA